One Xenopus tropicalis strain Nigerian chromosome 8, UCB_Xtro_10.0, whole genome shotgun sequence genomic window carries:
- the lrrc74a gene encoding leucine-rich repeat-containing protein 74A, whose amino-acid sequence MLEKPHNKETSEELYVQACQEAGVVPASYFMRHMNDTSMELKHHGLGPRGARAIAASLLSNKCITHLNLEDNWIQPEGASDLVEMLRKNYYIQDLNISNNRLGVCGAEVISKMLLDNTSLLCLKLAQNEFNDESVKYFVEALSANFRLTELDLSHNEFCEKGGEYLGQILASNEGLQVLNLSWNHIRMKGAIALSAGLRANGMLKILNLSYNGFGNEGALALGEALRVNCSLIQLDITCNRINNEGVRLLCKGLEINETLRVLKLSKNPINVEAAILLLNTISNRPECKMEELDISNVLVNPQFLVRLETVSLYHPTMRVLYAGEHGFVPRKPAGRQDPMKVIQNYLNERKLRMLDFFKNMDKDSTMRIPVNDFRRHITQAGLPLNSAQLDALVQTLDREETGFVDYRDLVDTRNKMVRDQREEQRRKERKKRQKKQRSERALRSFHSAVRAFTPPPASRGALDHSTSPVHVSVTSLSSWYQEEEQGPSLRFSATKRKTTEEESVLQSQGAEQYYSSQGSLGSQCLSEPLTLLERSSSPLCDSG is encoded by the exons ATGTTAGAGAAGCCACACAATAAAGAGACATCTGAGGAGCTATATGTGCAGGCATGCCAAGAAGCTGGTGTTGTACCTGCCTCATATTTCATGCGCCACATGAATGACACAAGTATGGAACTTAAACATCATGGACTGGGACCCCGTGGTGCTCGGGCAATTGCTGCATCATTACTG TCCAATAAATGCATTACACACCTGAACCTAGAGGATAACTGGATTCAGCCAGAGGGAGCTTCTGACCTGGTGGAGATGCTTAGAAAGAACTACTACATTCAAGACCTG AATATTTCTAACAACCGTCTTGGTGTATGTGGTGCAGAGGTAATTTCCAAAATGTTGCTGGACAACACATCCCTTCTCTGCTTAAAACTAGCAC agAATGAATTTAATGATGAATCTGTGAAGTACTTTGTTGAAGCATTATCT GCTAATTTTCGCTTAACCGAGCTGGATCTGAGTCACAATGAGTTTTGTGAGAAAGGAGGCGAGTACCTTGGACAAATACTGG cttcTAATGAGGGTCTGCAAGTGTTGAACCTCAGCTGGAATCACATTCGTATGAAAGGAGCCATTGCTCTCAGTGCTGGCCTGCGG GCTAATGGGATGCTTAAGATCTTGAACCTTTCATACAATGGTTTTGGAAATGAAGGAGCTTTGGCACTGGGTGAAGCACTTAGAGTGAATTGCTCTCTGATACAGCTAGATATCACTTGCAATCGCATAAACAATGAGGGAGTAAGGCTGTTGTGCAAAGGACTGGAGATCAATGAAACCCTGCGTGTGCTAAAG CTCTCAAAGAATCCCATCAATGTAGAGGCTGCTATCCTTCTGCTCAACACAATCTCTAATAGGCCTGAATGCAAGATGGAGGAGCTGGACATTTCT AACGTGCTAGTGAATCCACAATTTCTTGTTCGCCTGGAGACGGTGTCCTTGTATCACCCAACAATGCGTGTATTGTATGCTGGGGAGCATGGATTTGTCCCAAGAAAACCTGCCGGTCGTCAGGACCCGATGAAGGTCATTCAG AATTACCTGAATGAACGCAAACTGCGCATGCTGGATTTTTTTAAGAACATGGATAAAGATAGCACTATGAGGATCCCAGTTAATGACTTTCGGAGACACATAACA CAGGCTGGCCTTCCCCTGAATAGTGCACAATTGGATGCACTGGTGCAAACACTGGACAGAGAGGAGACTGGCTTTGTGGACTACAG GGACCTTGTAGACACTCGGAACAAGATGGTTAGAGACCAGCGTGAAGAGCAGCGACGCAAGGAAAGAAAGAAACGGCAGAAAAAGCAGCGTAGTGAACGAGCCTTGAGGTCCTTCCATAGTGCAGTTAGGGCATTTACTCCTCCTCCTGCCTCAAGGGGAGCCCTGGATCACAGCACCAGCCCTGTTCATGTCTCTGTCACTTCTCTTAGTTCCTGGTATCAGGAAGAAGAACAAGGCCCCTCTCTTAGATTTTCTGCCACGAAGAGGAAGACCACAGAGGAAGAAAGTGTCCTGCAGAGCCAGGGTGCTGAGCAATATTACAGTTCACAGGGAAGTCTAGGTTCCCAGTGTCTCTCTGAGCCTCTTACTCTCCTGGAAAGAAGTTCCTCCCCTCTCTGTGACAGTGGATAG